ATGCCTCTTGAAAAATTTGAAATGTGGAAAAAGAAGGCTCTTGCAAATAAACCAAAACCAAAACCCGTTAAAATTGATGATTTTGATGAAGATCTGGATGGTAAATATTACATTAAGAACAAATTTGACTAAAATAAAGCTCCTGAAATTCAGGAGTTTTTTTTTATTTTTAACTAATTGTAACAATTTCATATTTATTTAGTCCTATACACATAACTAAACTTACGTACATGAAAAAAATAATTTACACCTTAGCTCTGGCTGTAACACTTTGGAGCTGTAAAACAGGGAGTACTGGCGGCTCTGCAAAAAATAACATTGTAGATGTTAACATCAATCTTGTTGATGTAAAAGACGATAAAGTTTTGGTAACGGTTACTCCGCCTGCTATTAAAACTGACGAAGTTATTTATAGTATTCCTAAAACAGTTCCGGGAACATATTCTACAGATAATTACGGTAAATATTCTGATGATTTTAAAGCTTTTGATGCGAAAGGAAATGCGTTAACTGTAAAAAGAATTGATGACAATTCGTGGTCAATTTCTAATGCAAAAACGCTAAAAAAGATTACTTATTTAACCGGAGATACTTTTGACACCGAGAAAGGAACTGGTTTTGGTAATGATGATGTATTTTCTCCGGCAGGTACTAATATTAATGCAGGAGTAAACTTCATGGTTAATACGCATGGTTTTGTAGGTTATTTTCAAGACAAACTAGATGTTCCGTATAAAGTTACAATTACACATCCTGAAGCACTGTGGGGAGCAACATCAATGACAGATGAAGATGCAAGTAAAACAAGTGATGTTTTTACAACTCCTCGTTATGCTGTTTTGGTTGAAAATCCGATTATGTATTCTAAACCGGATTATACTACATTTAACGTTAACGGAATGGATATTCTGATCGCCGTTTATTCTCCAACAGGAAAATTTACAGCAGAAAGTATTACACCCGAAATGAAAACGATGATGACCGCTCAGAAAAACTTTTTAGGGCCTGTAAACTCAACTAAAAAATATTCTGTTTTACTATACTTATCAAGTATGGCAAAAGATGATGCGCATGGTTTTGGAGCCTTAGAACATCCTACTGCAACAACGGTTGTTTTACCAGAATCAATGCCAAAAGAAAAATTAGTCGAATCAATGAAAGATGTTGTTTCACATGAATTCTTTCATATTGTAACACCACTAACGATTCATTCAAAAGAAATTCAGTATTTTGATTACAATGCACCAAAAATGTCTGAGCATTTATGGATGTACGAAGGGGTAACAGAATATTTTGCTAATCTTTTCCAAATCAATCAGGGATTAATTAATGAAGGAGAGTTTTACACTCGAATCGCTGATAAAATAGAGCAGGCAAAAAGCTTAGACGATACTATGTCATTTACTAAAATGAGTGCAAATGTACTAGTACAACCCTATAAAGATCAATACTTAAATGTATATCAAAAAGGGGCACTAATTGGTATGTGTATTGACATCATCATTAGAGAAAAAAGTAATGGAGAAAGAGGAATTCTGGATTTAATGCATAAATTATCTAATGAATATGGTATTGAAAAACCATTTAATGATAACGAACTTTTCGCAAAAATAACGTCATTGACTTATCCTGAAGTTGGAGAATTCTTAGAGAAATATGTAGCAGGAACTACTCCTATTCCTTACGATTTTTATTTAGCTAAAGTTGGTGTAACAAAAGCAACACAAAAAACACCAGGTCCAGTATTCTTAAAAGGACAAACTCCTTATATTACAGTTGACAAACAAACTAAAGAAATTGCAGTTCGTTCTGACATCGAGCCAAATGAATTTTTCAAAAACTTAAACATAAAAGGTGGAGATAAAATTCTTGCGATCAATAACAAACCTTATTCTTTAGAGAACATCTATGATTTAATTACTGAAAGTGAAAACTGGAAAGAAAACGATCCTATCACAGTAAAAATCAAACGTGGTGGTAAAGAAGAAACTATAAAAGGAACTGTAAAATTACCATATGAAGAATCTGAAACTTTTAAAGCTACAGATGTTACAAAAGAAAAACTTAAAAATGCATGGTTAAAAGGGTAATTTCTTTTAACTCAAAAAACAAAAAAACCGACAAGTAATTGTCGGTTTTTTTGTTTTTAGTCTTATTCCTCATTTCGACGAAGGAGAAATCACAATATTGTGATTATTATTTCTTAGCCGGAAATTTCCAGTCAAATTCGTCTTTGTCGTTTATAATTGCACCAATTTCAAACTTCACAACCTCATCAAATTCTGTTTGAAGGATAAACCAGTTATCTTCATTAAAATAATTTTCAAAAGT
The sequence above is drawn from the Flavobacterium sp. N2038 genome and encodes:
- a CDS encoding peptidase M61; amino-acid sequence: MKKIIYTLALAVTLWSCKTGSTGGSAKNNIVDVNINLVDVKDDKVLVTVTPPAIKTDEVIYSIPKTVPGTYSTDNYGKYSDDFKAFDAKGNALTVKRIDDNSWSISNAKTLKKITYLTGDTFDTEKGTGFGNDDVFSPAGTNINAGVNFMVNTHGFVGYFQDKLDVPYKVTITHPEALWGATSMTDEDASKTSDVFTTPRYAVLVENPIMYSKPDYTTFNVNGMDILIAVYSPTGKFTAESITPEMKTMMTAQKNFLGPVNSTKKYSVLLYLSSMAKDDAHGFGALEHPTATTVVLPESMPKEKLVESMKDVVSHEFFHIVTPLTIHSKEIQYFDYNAPKMSEHLWMYEGVTEYFANLFQINQGLINEGEFYTRIADKIEQAKSLDDTMSFTKMSANVLVQPYKDQYLNVYQKGALIGMCIDIIIREKSNGERGILDLMHKLSNEYGIEKPFNDNELFAKITSLTYPEVGEFLEKYVAGTTPIPYDFYLAKVGVTKATQKTPGPVFLKGQTPYITVDKQTKEIAVRSDIEPNEFFKNLNIKGGDKILAINNKPYSLENIYDLITESENWKENDPITVKIKRGGKEETIKGTVKLPYEESETFKATDVTKEKLKNAWLKG